From the genome of Vigna angularis cultivar LongXiaoDou No.4 chromosome 11, ASM1680809v1, whole genome shotgun sequence, one region includes:
- the LOC108333892 gene encoding protein FLX-like 1: MSGRNRGQPLPPPHAAGLSPPIHDHPVFGARAHHHLVGPIVPAHPHPALLEDFRDSQLGLGPRGPIPLHPAAIIEERLAVQHQDIQGLLGDNQRLAATHVALKQELEAAQHELQRVAHFRDSLRADTEARMRELYDKSAQLEAELRGTEANRAELLQVHADIKELTAVRQDLSGQVQAMTQDLARMTADAKRLPALRADVEAMKQELQCARAAIEYEKKGFAENYEHGQVMEKKLVSMAREMEKLRAEIANAEKRARAAAAAGNPGPGYNANYGNVDGGYAGNPYPGIYGMNPVQSGGENFPQYGPGPGAWGAYDMQRGQGHR; the protein is encoded by the exons ATGTCGGGCAGAAACCGCGGGCAACCCCTTCCTCCTCCGCATGCCGCGGGGCTATCGCCGCCAATTCACGACCACCCGGTGTTCGGCGCTCGGGCCCATCACCATCTGGTGGGACCCATTGTCCCCGCCCATCCCCACCCCGCGCTTCTGGAAGACTTCCGGGACTCGCAGCTAGGGCTGGGCCCACGCGGGCCCATTCCGCTTCATCCGGCGGCGATCATCGAGGAGCGTCTCGCGGTCCAGCACCAGGACATTCAGGGCCTTCTGGGCGACAACCAGAGACTCGCCGCCACCCATGTGGCCCTTAAGCAGGAGCTAGAGGCAGCCCAACACGAGCTCCAGCGCGTGGCGCACTTCCGAGACTCGCTCCGGGCAGACACAGAGGCCCGCATGAGGGAGCTCTACGACAAGTCGGCCCAGCTCGAGGCCGAACTCCGGGGCACCGAGGCCAACCGGGCCGAGCTCCTCCAGGTCCACGCCGACATCAAGGAGCTCACAGCCGTCCGTCAGGATCTGTCCGGGCAGGTGCAGGCCATGACGCAGGACTTGGCCCGCATGACTGCCGATGCCAAACGGCTGCCGGCGCTCAGGGCCGATGTGGAGGCCATGAAACAGGAGTTGCAATGTGCAAG GGCTGCCATTGAGTATGAGAAGAAGGGATTCGCAGAAAACTATGAGCATGGTCAAGTGATGGAGAAGAAGTTGGTTTCAATGGCTCGGGAGATGGAGAAGCTTCGTGCGGAAATTGCTAATGCAGAAAAAAGAGCACGGGCTGCTGCAGCGGCCGGGAATCCAG GCCCAGGGTATAATGCAAATTATGGCAATGTTGATGGTGGATACGCTGGAAATCCTTACCCTGGAATTTATGGCATGAACCCA GTACAGTCTGGAGGGGAGAATTTCCCTCAGTATGGACCAGGGCCTGGGGCTTGGGGTGCATATGACATGCAGCGCGGTCAAGGACACAGATAG